In Thermoanaerobacter uzonensis DSM 18761, the following proteins share a genomic window:
- a CDS encoding class I SAM-dependent methyltransferase, whose amino-acid sequence MERDVKEAVEMLGRGSGKALDIGTGRGRMAAALAEYGYQVVSIDESKDALKRAEDLLKESVTLENILLLQGDAHNLPFLDETFEVVATYNAMHHMRDYKKVLDEMVRVCKKGGSILISELNEYGRKVVAERHKKRGSHHEANISIEDIAKYLEVEYALIGEIKQGESTDIFISKK is encoded by the coding sequence ATGGAGAGAGATGTAAAAGAAGCTGTGGAAATGTTAGGCAGAGGAAGTGGAAAAGCTCTTGATATTGGTACAGGACGGGGACGAATGGCAGCCGCTTTGGCTGAATACGGATATCAAGTCGTGTCTATTGATGAGAGTAAAGATGCTTTAAAAAGAGCAGAAGACCTTTTGAAAGAAAGTGTAACTTTGGAAAATATTTTGCTACTTCAGGGAGATGCTCACAATCTTCCATTTTTAGATGAAACCTTTGAGGTTGTGGCTACATACAATGCCATGCATCACATGAGGGACTATAAAAAGGTACTGGATGAGATGGTGAGGGTCTGTAAAAAAGGCGGTAGTATTCTTATATCCGAATTAAACGAATATGGGAGAAAAGTTGTTGCTGAAAGGCATAAGAAAAGAGGAAGCCATCATGAAGCAAATATAAGCATTGAAGATATTGCAAAGTATTTAGAAGTCGAATATGCTTTAATAGGAGAAATAAAACAGGGAGAGAGTACAGATATTTTTATATCTAAAAAATGA
- a CDS encoding DMT family transporter — protein sequence MERIKAYYPYLAGIGMASIFGFSFMFTSMGLDVASPMELIAYRFLLAAFMITLLWIFGIIKLNYRGKNLWPLFLLSLSEPVVYFIFETYGVKYTSSSLSGLMIALIPVAVTALAAVFLKERPSLYQLFFILLSVTGVAFIIFMTGVESRNTSIIGFVYLLGAVLSAAFYSILARKSSLEFTPIEITFVMMWFAAISFNFLNLIDRLAKGHPISDYFRDLTDYRVLIPVLYLGVLSSVVAYFLNNYALSKLPASQASVFANLTTVISVIAGITIRREAFYWYHIIGAIMILIGVWGTNYFGKVSQPIISSEETH from the coding sequence TTGGAGAGGATAAAGGCCTATTATCCTTATTTAGCGGGAATAGGAATGGCATCAATTTTTGGATTTTCTTTTATGTTTACCTCTATGGGGCTTGATGTAGCTTCTCCTATGGAACTTATAGCCTATCGTTTTTTACTTGCAGCATTTATGATTACTCTTTTGTGGATATTTGGAATTATTAAACTTAATTATAGAGGTAAAAATCTATGGCCATTGTTTTTATTGTCTCTATCAGAGCCTGTTGTGTATTTTATATTTGAAACATATGGTGTAAAATATACATCCTCTTCTCTTTCTGGTTTGATGATAGCTTTGATTCCTGTTGCTGTTACCGCTTTGGCGGCGGTATTTTTAAAGGAAAGGCCTTCTTTGTATCAGCTTTTCTTTATTCTTTTGTCTGTTACAGGAGTTGCTTTTATAATTTTTATGACAGGTGTTGAAAGCCGTAATACGTCAATTATAGGTTTTGTATATCTTTTAGGAGCAGTCTTATCTGCAGCTTTTTACAGTATTTTAGCAAGAAAGTCTTCTTTAGAATTTACACCTATTGAGATAACCTTTGTCATGATGTGGTTTGCCGCAATTTCTTTCAATTTTTTAAATTTAATTGATAGATTAGCAAAGGGCCATCCTATTTCTGACTATTTCAGGGATTTAACTGATTACAGAGTACTTATTCCTGTGCTATATCTAGGTGTTTTATCTTCTGTTGTAGCGTATTTTTTAAACAATTACGCTCTTTCAAAATTGCCTGCATCTCAAGCTTCAGTTTTTGCGAATTTGACCACAGTAATTTCGGTAATAGCGGGGATCACCATACGACGTGAAGCTTTTTATTGGTATCATATAATAGGAGCTATTATGATATTGATAGGAGTATGGGGGACAAATTATTTTGGAAAAGTGTCTCAACCGATTATTTCTTCAGAAGAAACACACTGA
- a CDS encoding AbrB/MazE/SpoVT family DNA-binding domain-containing protein — MELAKVTTRGQITIPKEIRKKLNLKEGDKVVFIEENGKIVIENSAMFALRQIQNEFK; from the coding sequence ATGGAATTAGCAAAAGTGACAACAAGAGGTCAAATTACAATTCCTAAAGAAATACGCAAGAAATTGAACCTTAAAGAGGGGGATAAAGTAGTTTTTATTGAAGAAAACGGGAAAATTGTTATAGAAAACTCGGCAATGTTTGCTCTTCGCCAGATACAAAATGAATTTAAATGA
- a CDS encoding DUF1284 domain-containing protein: protein MEIRGHHFLCVLGFRGLGYDEKFVKNMDEIIRKLNNEHEMLIKAVDSVDNICSVCPNNVNGECTQEEYPGSVKGKDRAVLEVLDIRPGEILSYREVTNRIKEKMTEEKMEKICSNCEWFSLGYCLEGIRKLKG, encoded by the coding sequence ATGGAGATAAGAGGACATCACTTTTTGTGTGTGTTGGGCTTTAGAGGACTTGGTTATGATGAAAAATTTGTTAAAAATATGGATGAAATTATTAGAAAATTGAATAATGAACATGAAATGTTGATAAAAGCTGTGGATAGTGTGGATAACATTTGCAGCGTGTGTCCAAACAATGTAAATGGAGAATGTACACAGGAAGAGTATCCAGGAAGTGTAAAAGGAAAAGATAGGGCAGTTTTAGAAGTTTTAGATATAAGGCCAGGGGAGATATTGAGCTATAGGGAAGTCACAAATAGAATTAAAGAGAAAATGACTGAAGAAAAAATGGAAAAGATATGCAGTAACTGTGAATGGTTTAGCCTTGGGTATTGTTTAGAAGGGATTAGAAAGTTAAAAGGTTGA
- a CDS encoding CDIF630_02480 family spore surface protein, with translation MIKKPKKPHKVPIENHKTASWANIQNVKEQSNVPIPSENEVINAKEWVEENKK, from the coding sequence ATGATTAAAAAACCAAAAAAACCTCACAAAGTGCCAATAGAAAATCACAAAACTGCTTCCTGGGCAAATATACAAAATGTAAAAGAACAATCAAATGTGCCTATCCCAAGTGAAAATGAGGTAATAAATGCAAAAGAATGGGTAGAAGAAAACAAAAAATAA
- the nifJ gene encoding pyruvate:ferredoxin (flavodoxin) oxidoreductase yields the protein MRKMATMDGNTAAAYASYAFTEVAAIYPVTPSSPMAENVDEWAAHGKKNIFGQPVKVVEMQSEAGAAGAAHGSLTAGALTTTYTASQGLLLMIPNMYKIAGELLPGVFHVSARAISAHALSIFGDHQDVMAVRQTGFALLCSANVQEAMDMAFIAHLSAIKSRVPFLHFFDGFRTSHEMQKIEVVEYEEIAKLLDLRAVKEFRERALNPEHPVVRGTAQNPDIYFQGREATNKFYEKVPDIVEDYMKSYKELTGREYHLFDYYGSKDAEYIIVAMGSVCDTIEETIDYLTKKGEKVGLIKVHLYRPFSEKHFFEVLPDTVKKIAVLDRTKEPGSIGEPLYLDVAKLFYNKDKKPVIVGGRYGLGSKDTTPSQIIAVYDNLKKDSPKDRFTIGILDDVTYTSLEESEFVETTPFGTVSCKFWGLGSDGTVGANKSAIKIIGDNTDLYVQAYFQYDSKKSGGTTISHLRFGKKPIKSSYLVNHADYIACHNKSFIYNYDVLKGLKHGGTFVLNCPWSKEELEEKLPASMKRYIAKNNINFYTIDAISIAQEVGLGGRINMIMQTVFFKLINIIPFEEAVEYLKDSIQKAYGKKGQDIVDMNLKAVDRSAEALVKVEVPEEWKNAKEGQKIVKPEPDFVKNIQRPMERNEGDLLPVSAFVGMEDGTFPTGTTAYEKRGIAVLIPEWQIDNCIQCNQCSYVCPHAVIRPFLLTEEEMKKAPPTFKLKKAIGRGLEGLWYRIQVSPLDCTGCGNCADVCPAPTKALIMKPAEEQIEKEARNWEYAVTLDVKDNLVDKTTLKGSQFAKPLFEFSGACPGCGETPYIKLLTQLFGDRMMIANATGCSSIYGASAPSIPYTTNKEGKGPAWANSLFEDNAEFGYGMFLANKQIRERLRDLMKEAINIPIDDELKAAFQEWIDGMEDGDKSKIASKKILDIINRGGYTENEIIKEILDKKDFLVKKSQWIIGGDGWAYDIGFGGLDHVIASGEDVNILVLDTEVYSNTGGQSSKSTPLGAVAKFAAAGKRTSKKDLGLMAMSYGYVYVAQVAMGANMNQTIKAFVEAEKYKGPSLIIAYAPCINHGIKSGMGTSIMEEKKAVESGYWHLYRFNPELKKEGKNPFVLDSKEPTKSFREFIEGEIRYSSLKNVFPHIAEKLYQKAEDTAKERYERYRRLAE from the coding sequence ATGCGAAAAATGGCCACAATGGACGGAAATACAGCAGCTGCTTATGCCTCTTATGCTTTTACTGAGGTTGCAGCAATTTACCCTGTTACGCCTTCTTCTCCAATGGCTGAAAATGTTGATGAATGGGCTGCCCACGGAAAAAAGAACATATTTGGACAACCTGTGAAGGTTGTTGAAATGCAGTCAGAAGCAGGTGCTGCAGGTGCTGCCCATGGTTCTTTAACTGCAGGCGCTTTGACAACCACATATACCGCATCACAGGGGCTTCTTTTAATGATACCAAATATGTATAAAATTGCAGGAGAGCTTTTACCAGGGGTGTTTCATGTAAGTGCCCGCGCAATTTCTGCCCATGCACTTTCTATATTTGGCGACCATCAGGATGTAATGGCAGTAAGACAAACAGGTTTTGCACTTCTTTGTTCTGCCAATGTACAGGAAGCCATGGATATGGCATTTATAGCTCATCTTTCTGCTATAAAATCTAGGGTACCATTTTTGCATTTTTTTGATGGCTTTAGGACTTCTCACGAGATGCAAAAAATAGAAGTGGTGGAATATGAGGAAATTGCGAAACTTTTAGATTTAAGAGCAGTTAAAGAGTTTAGGGAAAGAGCGTTAAATCCTGAACATCCTGTTGTAAGAGGTACTGCACAAAATCCCGATATTTATTTTCAAGGAAGAGAAGCTACTAATAAATTTTATGAAAAGGTTCCTGACATAGTAGAAGATTACATGAAGAGTTACAAAGAGCTGACTGGAAGAGAATATCACCTTTTTGACTATTACGGTTCAAAGGACGCAGAGTATATAATTGTAGCTATGGGTTCTGTTTGTGACACGATAGAAGAGACGATTGATTATCTAACAAAAAAAGGAGAAAAAGTGGGTTTAATTAAAGTACATCTCTACAGGCCATTTTCTGAAAAACACTTTTTTGAGGTTTTACCTGATACAGTTAAAAAGATTGCCGTATTAGACAGGACAAAAGAGCCGGGTTCAATAGGAGAGCCTTTGTACCTTGATGTGGCTAAGTTATTTTATAACAAAGACAAAAAGCCCGTTATAGTAGGAGGTAGATATGGTCTGGGCTCAAAAGATACAACTCCTTCTCAGATTATTGCAGTCTATGACAATTTAAAAAAGGACTCCCCCAAAGACCGTTTTACCATAGGAATTTTAGACGATGTGACTTACACATCATTAGAAGAAAGTGAATTTGTAGAGACTACACCTTTTGGCACTGTAAGCTGCAAGTTTTGGGGATTAGGCTCTGATGGAACGGTTGGGGCAAATAAATCGGCTATTAAAATAATTGGGGACAACACAGACTTGTATGTGCAGGCATATTTTCAGTATGACAGCAAAAAATCAGGAGGCACCACTATTTCCCATTTAAGGTTCGGTAAAAAGCCGATTAAATCTTCTTATTTGGTAAATCATGCTGATTACATTGCTTGTCATAATAAGTCTTTTATTTACAATTATGATGTTTTAAAAGGACTTAAACATGGTGGGACTTTTGTATTAAATTGTCCTTGGAGTAAAGAGGAGCTGGAGGAGAAGTTACCTGCTTCAATGAAAAGATATATAGCTAAAAACAATATCAATTTTTATACAATAGATGCCATATCAATTGCCCAAGAAGTAGGTTTGGGTGGCAGAATAAACATGATAATGCAGACAGTGTTTTTTAAACTTATAAATATAATACCTTTTGAAGAAGCAGTTGAGTATTTAAAAGATTCTATACAGAAGGCCTATGGCAAAAAGGGTCAGGATATAGTGGATATGAACTTAAAGGCTGTTGACAGAAGCGCAGAAGCTCTTGTAAAAGTAGAAGTGCCTGAGGAGTGGAAAAACGCAAAAGAAGGGCAAAAAATTGTAAAGCCAGAGCCTGATTTTGTTAAAAATATACAAAGACCTATGGAAAGAAATGAAGGAGACCTCCTTCCTGTAAGTGCTTTTGTCGGCATGGAAGATGGCACATTTCCTACTGGCACAACTGCCTATGAAAAGAGAGGAATTGCAGTATTGATACCCGAATGGCAGATAGACAATTGCATACAGTGTAACCAGTGCTCTTATGTTTGCCCTCATGCAGTAATACGGCCATTTTTATTAACGGAGGAAGAAATGAAAAAAGCGCCTCCAACTTTTAAACTGAAAAAAGCAATAGGAAGAGGATTAGAAGGGCTTTGGTATAGAATACAGGTAAGTCCTTTAGACTGTACAGGATGCGGCAATTGTGCAGATGTTTGTCCAGCACCTACAAAAGCTCTTATAATGAAACCCGCTGAAGAACAAATAGAAAAAGAAGCGAGAAATTGGGAGTATGCTGTAACTCTTGATGTCAAAGATAATTTAGTAGATAAGACAACTTTAAAAGGCAGTCAATTTGCAAAGCCTCTGTTTGAATTCAGTGGCGCATGCCCCGGCTGTGGTGAGACTCCTTACATAAAGCTTTTAACACAGCTTTTTGGAGATAGGATGATGATAGCAAATGCCACAGGCTGCTCATCTATTTATGGGGCAAGTGCACCCTCTATTCCTTATACTACTAATAAAGAAGGAAAAGGGCCTGCTTGGGCTAACTCACTTTTTGAAGACAATGCCGAATTTGGTTACGGCATGTTTTTAGCAAATAAGCAGATAAGGGAAAGGCTTAGAGATTTGATGAAAGAAGCTATAAATATCCCTATTGACGATGAATTAAAGGCTGCATTCCAAGAGTGGATTGATGGGATGGAGGATGGAGATAAATCTAAAATTGCTTCTAAAAAGATTTTGGATATTATAAATAGAGGCGGGTATACAGAGAATGAGATAATAAAAGAGATACTTGACAAAAAAGATTTTCTTGTAAAAAAATCTCAGTGGATAATAGGGGGAGATGGATGGGCGTATGACATTGGCTTTGGAGGGCTTGACCATGTTATAGCATCAGGAGAAGATGTAAATATACTGGTGCTTGACACAGAGGTGTATTCTAATACGGGAGGGCAATCCTCAAAATCTACGCCATTAGGGGCAGTTGCAAAATTTGCGGCAGCAGGTAAGAGGACAAGCAAGAAAGATTTAGGCTTGATGGCTATGAGCTATGGATACGTGTATGTGGCGCAAGTTGCAATGGGAGCAAATATGAACCAGACGATAAAGGCTTTTGTGGAGGCAGAAAAATACAAAGGGCCTTCACTTATAATAGCATACGCTCCTTGTATAAACCATGGCATAAAGTCAGGCATGGGAACAAGTATAATGGAGGAGAAAAAAGCAGTGGAGTCTGGTTACTGGCACCTTTATAGATTTAATCCAGAGCTTAAAAAAGAAGGCAAAAATCCATTTGTACTTGATTCTAAAGAGCCGACAAAATCTTTCAGAGAATTTATTGAGGGGGAGATACGATATTCCTCACTTAAAAATGTATTTCCTCACATTGCGGAAAAACTTTATCAGAAGGCAGAAGATACTGCAAAAGAGAGATATGAAAGATATAGAAGGCTGGCAGAATAA
- the tdh gene encoding L-threonine 3-dehydrogenase: MEGYMTAVVKQHPKEGADIIKREIPKIGPDEVLIKVKATSICGTDVHIYVWNEWAKSRIKPPKIMGHEFVGEVVEIGENVTSVKVGDLVSAETHIVCGKCKACRTGNAHICENTLILGVDTDGAFAEYIKVPESNVWINDKDIPLELLSIQEPLGNAVHTVFSGEVVGKTVAVVGCGPIGMMAIPLLKTTGASAIFAIEPVEYRMELAHKLGVTRVINPLEEDVVSIIKSETEGYGADVVLDFSGSPTAIKQGLKYIAKGGRMSILGLPDNEVPIDITNDVVFKGITINGITGRRMYDTWYKVKGLLRSGLKEALKPIITHTFPLSEYEKGMELMIKGQCGKVVLYP; this comes from the coding sequence ATGGAAGGATATATGACCGCTGTTGTTAAACAACATCCCAAAGAAGGTGCAGATATAATAAAAAGAGAAATACCAAAAATAGGACCTGATGAGGTACTAATAAAAGTCAAAGCCACATCTATTTGCGGCACAGACGTTCACATTTACGTTTGGAATGAATGGGCAAAAAGCCGGATAAAACCACCTAAGATAATGGGACATGAATTTGTAGGAGAAGTTGTAGAAATAGGAGAAAATGTAACCTCAGTAAAGGTTGGAGATTTAGTAAGTGCGGAGACTCACATAGTATGCGGAAAATGTAAAGCTTGCAGAACAGGAAATGCCCATATTTGCGAAAATACGCTAATACTCGGTGTTGACACAGACGGTGCTTTTGCAGAATACATTAAAGTCCCTGAAAGCAATGTATGGATAAATGATAAAGACATACCTTTAGAACTTCTCTCCATACAAGAACCCCTTGGAAACGCCGTTCACACAGTGTTTTCTGGAGAGGTAGTAGGAAAAACTGTCGCTGTAGTAGGTTGCGGCCCTATAGGGATGATGGCAATACCACTTCTTAAGACAACAGGTGCTTCAGCTATATTTGCAATAGAACCGGTAGAATACAGAATGGAACTTGCTCATAAATTAGGTGTAACACGAGTTATAAACCCACTTGAAGAAGACGTCGTCAGTATAATAAAAAGTGAAACAGAAGGCTACGGTGCAGATGTAGTATTGGATTTCTCTGGAAGCCCCACTGCAATAAAACAAGGACTTAAATATATCGCAAAAGGCGGAAGGATGTCTATTTTGGGTCTTCCTGACAATGAAGTTCCTATAGACATAACGAATGACGTCGTTTTTAAAGGCATAACAATAAACGGCATTACAGGAAGGCGAATGTACGATACCTGGTACAAAGTAAAGGGTTTATTGCGCTCTGGCCTTAAAGAAGCATTAAAACCAATAATTACTCATACCTTCCCTCTTTCTGAATATGAAAAGGGCATGGAACTAATGATAAAAGGCCAATGTGGCAAAGTTGTATTATATCCATAA
- a CDS encoding aminotransferase class I/II-fold pyridoxal phosphate-dependent enzyme, which produces MPLTRLNEILQKELDELKTEGRAKGKELIIVDVKKPEGEKGPRFFLKGFGDKEFIRMNSNSYLGMQFNEEVIKVEEETARKFGIGPGAVRFISGTYITHRNLEKKLAQFHGREDAMIFSSAYMTVVGIISSLVTPETVIISDELNHNCIINAIRLSKPKERYIYKHLDYKDLENGIKSFIGKAKRAIVVTDGVFSMRGDYADLKKIQEIADRYDKDFEENIITIVDDSHGVGAFGPTGRGTEEITGGKADLLIGTMGKAYGVNGGYVVSNEVITTYLREKTITYIYSNPVTPSEAACVLKVLEILDSKEGQKRLSHLKELAKLFREGIVKLGYETVVSEHPIVPLLVRDATKTIDLVNYLIDNGILATAINYPVVPRGSESIRFQINADHTTFDINYVLNVLERYRKERWS; this is translated from the coding sequence ATGCCACTTACAAGATTAAATGAAATTTTACAAAAAGAACTCGATGAGTTAAAGACTGAAGGTCGTGCTAAAGGAAAAGAACTTATCATAGTCGATGTAAAAAAACCAGAGGGTGAAAAAGGTCCACGTTTCTTTTTAAAAGGCTTTGGAGACAAAGAATTTATAAGGATGAACTCTAACTCTTACCTCGGAATGCAATTTAATGAGGAAGTAATAAAAGTAGAAGAGGAGACTGCAAGAAAGTTTGGCATTGGACCTGGAGCAGTGAGGTTTATAAGCGGAACCTATATAACACATAGAAACCTTGAGAAAAAGCTTGCTCAATTTCATGGCAGAGAAGATGCAATGATTTTTAGCTCTGCATACATGACTGTGGTAGGAATCATCTCCTCTTTGGTAACTCCTGAAACAGTAATAATAAGTGATGAACTTAACCACAACTGTATTATCAATGCTATAAGACTTTCTAAACCCAAGGAAAGATATATATATAAACACCTAGACTATAAAGATTTAGAAAATGGAATAAAGAGTTTTATTGGTAAAGCTAAACGCGCCATTGTAGTCACTGACGGTGTATTCAGTATGAGAGGAGATTACGCAGATTTAAAGAAAATTCAGGAGATTGCAGACAGATATGACAAAGATTTTGAAGAAAACATAATAACTATAGTTGACGATTCTCACGGTGTTGGCGCTTTTGGCCCAACTGGAAGAGGCACAGAAGAAATAACAGGTGGAAAAGCTGACCTTCTCATCGGTACTATGGGAAAGGCATATGGTGTAAATGGAGGTTATGTAGTATCAAACGAGGTTATAACAACTTACTTGCGAGAAAAAACTATAACTTATATTTACTCAAATCCAGTAACACCATCAGAAGCTGCTTGTGTTTTAAAAGTACTTGAAATACTTGATAGCAAAGAAGGTCAAAAAAGACTTTCACACCTCAAAGAATTAGCAAAACTTTTTAGAGAAGGAATTGTAAAATTAGGATATGAAACTGTAGTAAGCGAGCATCCAATAGTACCACTTTTGGTTAGAGATGCAACAAAAACAATAGATTTAGTAAATTACCTCATAGATAACGGCATTCTTGCAACAGCCATAAACTATCCAGTGGTACCTAGAGGTAGTGAAAGTATCCGGTTCCAAATTAACGCCGACCATACAACTTTTGATATAAATTATGTACTGAATGTATTAGAACGTTATAGAAAAGAAAGGTGGAGCTAA